The region GGTGATATCCATACCTTTATGTCAGACTATGCGGATCGCTTCCAAATGGCTGACGTGTTGATGATTGATAAAGACGGCGTCGTTGTATATTCCGTACAAAAAGGATTAGAGCTAGGTGCAAATTTAAATACTGGAATTTTCAGTGCGACCCGCCTGACGGACGTTTACCGTTGGTCGCAGAGCGCCCCCCCACAGACGTTCCGCTTTTTTGATTTTGCTGCCTTGTCTGGAGTTTTACCAGAATACGTTTCGTATATCGCTGCGCCGATTTACGATCAGAAAAATTACGTCGGTACTTTGGTATTCCAAATTGGCTTGGATCGTTTTGATCAAATACTTAGCGATAATTTCCAATGGAAGCGTTCGGGATTGCGCGAGACTGGCGAAGTCATCGCCTTTGGTTCCGACGGATTTATGCGCAACAACTCGCGGCTGAATTATGAAAATCCCATCGAATTCCAAAAACAGTTTGTAACCTCCAGCAATAAGTCCCAAGCCGCTCAGACAATTCAAGCTAATGGAACGACGGCTATGTCCGTCAGCCTTCCACAAGATAAAATTCGTCATTATCTTCGTAACGAAGACATCATTGAGACAGGAAATGATTACCTGAATGCCGTCAGCCTTATGTCCATCGGGAAAGTACAGCTCCCTGGTGGCGTTGAATGGGTATTAGTAGCTAAATCAAATTTCAATGAAACAACCGGGCCGATTAATCACTATCTAATTATCTTTGTGATCATTGGTACGTTCTTTTTAGTGATTTCACTGGTTATAGCGTTCTTCTTTTCAAAACAATTGACTCAGCCACTAAAATTCTTGCACACGAAAATCAATTCTCAAGGATCAAAAATTCAAGAAGTGAATTATAGCTCTCAAGATGAATTTTCAAATATCTTTAAGGACTATAATAAACTTGTGAATTCGTTCAGCCAAGAGCAGCAAGAAAAACTTGTTCTGGAACAGGTTGTGCGAACGCTTAACAAGGTCATGTTCATGATCGAAATCTTGCCAGGATTTAGCGGAGATACCAAAGCCATCATTCGTAAATCTAATGAAATCGCCAACGAGCTGATCGGTACACCTGAGGCCTCATTGATCGGTTCGGATTTATCACTATGGTTGGAATTTGACTTAAAAGATTTAATCGACCAACACCGCACTGAAGCCTACTTGAAATGTCTGTCGGGAGAACGCATTCCTCTGGCTGTGACAAAAGTTCCTATGAATAACGTCACTGGTCGCGAAAGATTCGTTATCGTCGGAGATGATTTGCGCTGGAAGCTTGATGCCGAACGCGAACTTCGAATGAAGGAAGATTTGCTTAAGGCTTCTCAGGCCATTTCGAAAACCGGCTCCTTCAGGTGGGATTTCCGCACAGGTAAAATGATCTGGTCAGACGAGCAGTTCAAACTTTTGGGGCTTAATCCGAATGAAGTTCAACCAAGCTATGACTTATTCAAAGCGATGGTACACCACGAGGACGTGCACATTCTAGAAAACGCTTTAAGACAAGCGGGTTCTGGTGTGCGTGAGTTTCATTTTGAAATTCGTGTTCGCCGCGCTGATACCCATGAATTTATTTGGACGAATCTTATGGGATTAACAGAGTACGACGACAAGAAAAGTCCGTTATGCACATGGGGTATTAATCAAGATATCACAGTGATGAAAAAGGCCGAGCATGAGCTCATTTCTATAAAAGATGAAGCCTTGAAATCTTCCCTAGCGAAATCGCAGTTCCTGGCCCACATGAGTCACGAAATCCGCACTCCGATGAATGCGATTATGGGTATGGCCGAGTTATTGAAAGATACCAAGCTCGATCCCGATCAACGCTACTATTTGACGATTTTCCAGAAGGCCAGCGACGTATTGATGACCTTAATCAACGATATCTTGGACCTTTCTAAAATCGAGGCCGGTGAAGTTTCAATTGAAAACATCTCGTTTGATTTGCACAAGATGATGGCAGATGTTCAGGAAATGATGCGTCCTCGTGCGCAACTTAAAGGGGTCGATTATTCCTTTGAAATTGGTGCAGGCGTAAATTCTCATTTAATGGGTGATCCAACAAAATTACGTCAAGTATTGATTAATTTAGTCAGCAATTCCATCAAGTTCACAGAGCGCGGAGAAATCAAGGTCTCAGTCCTTAAAAACCCGACTAAAAAAGATAGCCTCATGGTCAGCGTCAGCGACACCGGGGTTGGTATCGCTGCTCATAAGCAGCATTTGATTTTCCAGAAGTTCTCGCAAGCGGATAGCTCTATTACACGTCGATATGGCGGAACGGGGCTGGGTCTGGCAATTTCTAAAAGCCTTGTGGAACTTATGGGGGGACAAATTTGGTTCAAGAGTCGTGAAAACGCCGGGACGACGTTCTTCTTTACGGTGCCTTATCGTGAACAGAGCCCGGGTCTGATGATGATTCCTAGTTCTTACCCCGACTCTCACCTGCTTTCATTCGCTGATAAAATGGACCCGCGCGAACAAGAAAGAGTCGCACATTCAGGACTTTCAGTCGCCAATCGCAAAGTTCGCATCCTTTTGGCCGACGACACCGAGGATAACCGCATCTTATTTACGCATTTCTTTAAAAATCAGCCCTTCGAAATAATTGAAGCGGAGAATGGACTTGAAGCCGTAGATAAGATAAAATCAAATGAGTTTGATATTGTCTTTATGGACGTTCAAATGCCAGAAATGGATGGTTATGCAGCGACATCGATCATCAGGGAATGGGAACGCGCAACACAGCATTCACATATTCCGATTATCGCCTTAACTGCCCACGCCCTTTCTGACGACAAACAAAAATCTTTAAATGCTGGCTGCGACGATCACGTCACGAAGCCATTCAAAAAAGATGTTCTGCTTGGCGTGATTAACCGTTACACGATGAACTAAGGATTACTGGAATGAACCCACAAGAAGAAAAAAGCAGATTGCTGATTGTTGAGGACGACGCGGATATTCGCGAGCTCCTTAAACATTTCTTGAAAGAGTTCGTCGACGAAATCGTTGAAGCCGAAAACGGTGCGGCGGCTTTGCAGTATGTAAAGACAAAGGAATTCGACACGATCCTTTCCGATATCGAAATGCCACAAATGAATGGCCTTAAGTTTTTGGCCTATGTTCGTTCGTTGGGTCACATGACGCCATTCGTGGTTCTGACAGCCCATGGAGATCATGCTCGCGCCTTAGAAGCTCTTTCTTTGGGTGCATTTGACTTCATCACTAAAGATTCAAAACGCAAATTTGTGATCGAGAGCGTTTGCTCGGCAATCAAAATCGGTCGTGAGATGAAAGCATCTAAAGGCGATGCTGTTCAGTCCACGCATCTTCGCAAGCTTTACAATGACATGTCTAAATCATCAGAGATGCGTCTTCGTAAAATCATCGAGCAAATGTCGAACTAAGATGACTCCGGCGGAGCCGGAATTATAATATCCGGAAGGTCCCATGGTAAAATCAACGACTCATTATCAAGGTGAAAAACACTGCGAGATCACTCATGAACCCTCTAGTGCACGCATCGTGACTGATGCGCCTAAGGATAATCATGGTAAAGGAGAGGCCTTTTCACCAACTGATCTGGTGGGTGCAGCTATGGGCAGTTGCATGTTAACGACGATGGCTATTCATTCTGAAAAAGACGGAATTAAGCTGGAAGGCTCTTGGGCTTCCGTTGAAAAAGAAATGGTCGCGAATCCACGTAGAATTGCAAAGCTGAATATCGTACTTCATTTGCCAATGAACATACCTCACGACTACAGAAAAAAGCTCGAGGGTTTCGCCTTAGGATGCCCCGTTAAAGAGAGCATGCATCCGGATATGCAAATTCCTGTGTTATTTCACTACGATATGGCTTAAATTAACTATAGTTAATCTCTATGGGTCCTGTAGATTTAATCGATTGGATCTATGACGGAGAAAGCCCGATACTGAGTATGTAAGGGGGCCACTATGGACACACTCAATACCAGTAAGAGATCGTTGTTGCAGAAGAAAATGGAGCTTGGGCGCAAAGTTCTGTGGTTTTATGCTATTACTTTTGTCTCCGTCGAGATTATTCGCCATATTTCCAATCAATAAATGACAGCCTAAAAAAAATCTGTGACCATCTTTTCACGTAATACGACGAAAGGAAGTCACGACAATGAAAAGATATCTTGCACCAGTCCTTGCCGCTCTAGTTATCGGCGCTTGCGCTCACAAAGAAGAAGCTCCAGTAGCACCTGCAGCTCCACCTCCACCTCCGCCACCAACACAAGCTCACGCTGTATTGAAAGCTGCGAAAGGTTCAAAAATCGCAGGTACTATTCACTTCACAGAAGCGAATGGCGAAATCACAGTCAAAGCTGATGTTACTGGTTTGAAAAAAGGTAGCTTCCATGGTTTCCACATCCACGAAGTTGGTACTTGTGAAGGCGATTTCAGCTCTGCTGGTGGTCACTTTAATCCGACTGGAAAAAAACATGGATCTCCTACTGCTGAAGAAAAACATGTAGGTGACTTGGGCAACGTTAAAGCTGACAAAAAAGGTGTTCTTAACACAACTATCACGTTGAAAGCTCCGTTGAATGGCCCAGAAGGCATCATCGGTAAATCTATCATTATCCACAAAGGTAAAGACGATTTGAAATCTCAACCAGCTGGTAACTCTGGTCCTCGCGAAGCGTGCGGCATTATCGAAGCAATGTAATTTCGAATTTAAATTTGAAATGAAAAATGCCGGGTATTTCCCGGCATTTTTTTTATTCTCACCCGATCTCCCCCACAGAGGAGCGGCAAGACAAGCCTATTGAACTGAACGAACCTTTTGAGAGATCTGTCCAAAGATACTTTCGCCTTTGGAATTGTTCATCTGCATTTGGATCGTATCGCCGGACTTCATGAACGAAGTTTTGATGGCTCCCGTTTCAATCTGTTCAATCATGCGTTTTTCCGCCAAACAGCTTGAACCTTTGCCATGATCCTCATTGGAAACCGTTCCACTTCCAATCAAAGCACCTGCTGGCAAATTACGAGTTCTTGCCGCATGAGCAATCAGCTGACCAAAGTGAAAGTGCATGGCCCCTGCATTTGCTTTACCAAAGAACTCACCGTTATATGTCACATCCAGTGGCAAATGAATACGGCCATCTTTATAACCATCACCTAGCTCGTCTGCTGTTACAGCAAACGGAGACAGTGCTGAGGCTGGTTTACTTTGGAAGAAAC is a window of Bdellovibrio sp. SKB1291214 DNA encoding:
- a CDS encoding response regulator — its product is MNPQEEKSRLLIVEDDADIRELLKHFLKEFVDEIVEAENGAAALQYVKTKEFDTILSDIEMPQMNGLKFLAYVRSLGHMTPFVVLTAHGDHARALEALSLGAFDFITKDSKRKFVIESVCSAIKIGREMKASKGDAVQSTHLRKLYNDMSKSSEMRLRKIIEQMSN
- a CDS encoding OsmC family protein codes for the protein MVKSTTHYQGEKHCEITHEPSSARIVTDAPKDNHGKGEAFSPTDLVGAAMGSCMLTTMAIHSEKDGIKLEGSWASVEKEMVANPRRIAKLNIVLHLPMNIPHDYRKKLEGFALGCPVKESMHPDMQIPVLFHYDMA
- a CDS encoding ATP-binding protein; amino-acid sequence: MIAAGTMGYKVGTSSLQSGHSERLVQIRLNRAQALKTDIENLGNNLLVAAEMARVRDSVISFHANLKKINDSASDSNQGKDLRIVNTFYQNKPGFEEEKNIAARLNRPALVLQSLILQEAERNESTPRNVTALKTADPYGYFKTHGDIHTFMSDYADRFQMADVLMIDKDGVVVYSVQKGLELGANLNTGIFSATRLTDVYRWSQSAPPQTFRFFDFAALSGVLPEYVSYIAAPIYDQKNYVGTLVFQIGLDRFDQILSDNFQWKRSGLRETGEVIAFGSDGFMRNNSRLNYENPIEFQKQFVTSSNKSQAAQTIQANGTTAMSVSLPQDKIRHYLRNEDIIETGNDYLNAVSLMSIGKVQLPGGVEWVLVAKSNFNETTGPINHYLIIFVIIGTFFLVISLVIAFFFSKQLTQPLKFLHTKINSQGSKIQEVNYSSQDEFSNIFKDYNKLVNSFSQEQQEKLVLEQVVRTLNKVMFMIEILPGFSGDTKAIIRKSNEIANELIGTPEASLIGSDLSLWLEFDLKDLIDQHRTEAYLKCLSGERIPLAVTKVPMNNVTGRERFVIVGDDLRWKLDAERELRMKEDLLKASQAISKTGSFRWDFRTGKMIWSDEQFKLLGLNPNEVQPSYDLFKAMVHHEDVHILENALRQAGSGVREFHFEIRVRRADTHEFIWTNLMGLTEYDDKKSPLCTWGINQDITVMKKAEHELISIKDEALKSSLAKSQFLAHMSHEIRTPMNAIMGMAELLKDTKLDPDQRYYLTIFQKASDVLMTLINDILDLSKIEAGEVSIENISFDLHKMMADVQEMMRPRAQLKGVDYSFEIGAGVNSHLMGDPTKLRQVLINLVSNSIKFTERGEIKVSVLKNPTKKDSLMVSVSDTGVGIAAHKQHLIFQKFSQADSSITRRYGGTGLGLAISKSLVELMGGQIWFKSRENAGTTFFFTVPYREQSPGLMMIPSSYPDSHLLSFADKMDPREQERVAHSGLSVANRKVRILLADDTEDNRILFTHFFKNQPFEIIEAENGLEAVDKIKSNEFDIVFMDVQMPEMDGYAATSIIREWERATQHSHIPIIALTAHALSDDKQKSLNAGCDDHVTKPFKKDVLLGVINRYTMN
- a CDS encoding superoxide dismutase family protein codes for the protein MKRYLAPVLAALVIGACAHKEEAPVAPAAPPPPPPPTQAHAVLKAAKGSKIAGTIHFTEANGEITVKADVTGLKKGSFHGFHIHEVGTCEGDFSSAGGHFNPTGKKHGSPTAEEKHVGDLGNVKADKKGVLNTTITLKAPLNGPEGIIGKSIIIHKGKDDLKSQPAGNSGPREACGIIEAM